The following proteins come from a genomic window of Heyndrickxia acidicola:
- a CDS encoding AbiH family protein — MNIEGQEKLDINNSSKNIVIIGNGFDMSLGLKSSYQNFIEYIKIRKRFAKDYELYNYNRLFLRKYDNFHLNWSDFESLYEETVRKINNRTQKNEEPQDIFDIASVNNSIKRLEEDFHEYLSDEYPKWVEQKTIQIGNSNFKRFTEEVNPFFKKMIKDENTFFINFNYTHTIEDLCESVLYDSSSISKSSLEVKKAKERVFHIHGSLEEENILFGGGFTDSEDIDKIHYSQSLINDKLFRIKENELLNSTRKKIMSTIDSNSEDTKNNLFIIGHSLQGSDFPFLSKLIQKANKVFIFYYEDDYIFKMEEILRKSGSSVAEKIVLVPFLEILLQDRLIVTSYKEYETIDSFLLNKFPREDILSELSLTIAHFTFRNINELRISPSNIEMVLHIARNLVLNKNASRISRVFFEKTLDLDDFNKLSGSEDFLMLLKWVNKVIFSNTEIDSDFFIQLLTNGSSLAYIRMENCTLVNGYNESADVSVCESLRSLEIIDCSFTSNLTDTRKNIFYINSDTQNQNKIEKLTVLRNTNLVIEKDVLEKSTNLLELNISITDGDAYQEEIHLKNLNILQIDYSSGIVPNITVGNKIEEIVVIGYADEFFNLSSIMRSNEDSVGFSKLRLFHLKTPDLMTSCRDLIVDVILDVFSNDTKFIVDKDIKSIKEYYLEYREPHIQLFNNIEGLIDNNILLKLKNLFLEISKLKNQSIIEELLEEVSTKIRTIKQIDQVIEQKDVKSSNRDNENDPGRKSITNIYTRIDSLLYDYARGNKSALKELNKALQQQKKAEIVMGIYREIANDISHIKINAEKDILELKRKFFTQARDKVIKDFSEEWFVSKDELNLSAIQYVTGITRIPNISGVINSKDFERYKAKHPGANPIKYAQALKQDWQIELDEKVVWLNDELMSIEEQIKLEVIHH, encoded by the coding sequence AAAGATTATGAATTATACAACTATAACAGACTTTTTTTAAGGAAATATGACAATTTCCATTTGAATTGGTCCGATTTTGAAAGTTTATATGAAGAAACTGTAAGGAAAATAAATAATCGAACTCAGAAAAATGAAGAACCGCAAGATATTTTTGACATAGCGTCAGTAAATAATTCTATTAAAAGATTAGAAGAAGATTTTCATGAATATCTTTCAGATGAATACCCAAAATGGGTTGAACAAAAGACGATTCAGATTGGGAATTCTAATTTCAAGAGATTTACAGAAGAAGTGAACCCTTTTTTTAAGAAAATGATTAAAGATGAAAACACATTCTTTATTAATTTTAATTATACGCATACGATTGAGGACTTATGCGAAAGTGTACTTTATGACTCTAGTAGTATATCAAAATCTAGTTTAGAAGTGAAGAAAGCGAAAGAAAGAGTTTTTCATATACATGGAAGTCTAGAAGAAGAAAACATTTTATTTGGAGGTGGTTTTACTGATAGTGAGGATATTGATAAGATTCATTATTCTCAGTCTTTAATTAATGATAAATTGTTTAGAATAAAGGAAAATGAATTATTAAATTCAACAAGAAAAAAGATAATGTCTACTATTGATTCAAACAGTGAAGATACGAAGAATAATTTATTTATTATAGGACATTCTCTTCAAGGAAGTGATTTTCCATTCTTATCAAAATTAATACAAAAAGCAAACAAGGTGTTTATATTTTATTATGAAGATGATTACATTTTTAAAATGGAAGAAATCCTGAGGAAATCTGGCTCTTCTGTTGCTGAGAAAATTGTATTGGTTCCTTTCTTAGAAATATTACTGCAGGATAGATTAATCGTAACTAGTTATAAGGAATATGAGACTATAGATTCTTTTTTGTTAAATAAATTTCCAAGAGAAGATATATTATCTGAATTATCATTAACTATAGCCCATTTTACTTTTCGTAATATTAATGAATTAAGAATAAGTCCGAGTAACATAGAGATGGTACTTCATATAGCAAGAAATTTGGTACTCAATAAAAATGCTTCTAGAATCTCTCGGGTTTTTTTTGAAAAAACACTAGATTTAGATGACTTTAATAAACTTAGTGGTTCTGAGGATTTTTTAATGTTGCTGAAATGGGTGAATAAGGTTATTTTTTCCAATACAGAAATAGATAGTGATTTTTTTATCCAACTTTTAACTAATGGTAGTAGCTTGGCTTATATTAGAATGGAAAATTGTACATTAGTAAATGGATACAATGAGAGTGCAGATGTATCTGTATGTGAGTCTCTAAGAAGTCTTGAAATAATTGACTGCTCCTTTACATCTAATCTAACGGATACAAGAAAAAATATTTTCTACATTAACTCAGATACACAAAATCAAAATAAAATAGAAAAATTAACAGTTTTGAGAAATACTAATCTTGTAATTGAGAAAGATGTCTTAGAAAAATCAACAAATTTATTAGAGCTTAATATCTCAATAACTGATGGAGATGCTTACCAGGAAGAGATTCACTTAAAAAATTTAAATATTTTACAGATTGATTATTCCTCTGGAATAGTTCCTAACATAACGGTAGGAAACAAAATTGAAGAAATAGTTGTAATAGGATATGCTGATGAATTTTTTAATCTTTCATCGATTATGAGAAGTAATGAAGATTCAGTAGGTTTCTCTAAACTTAGACTCTTTCATTTGAAAACCCCAGATCTAATGACTTCATGTCGTGATCTCATTGTTGATGTTATTTTAGATGTTTTTTCAAACGATACTAAATTTATTGTAGATAAAGATATAAAATCAATTAAAGAATATTATTTGGAGTATAGAGAGCCCCATATCCAGCTCTTTAATAATATTGAAGGATTAATAGATAATAATATCTTATTAAAATTAAAAAACTTGTTTTTAGAAATATCAAAATTAAAAAATCAATCAATTATTGAAGAACTTTTAGAAGAAGTGAGTACTAAAATTAGAACTATTAAGCAGATAGACCAGGTTATAGAACAGAAAGATGTAAAAAGTTCAAATCGAGATAACGAAAATGATCCGGGGAGAAAATCAATTACTAATATATATACAAGAATTGATAGTTTGTTATATGATTATGCAAGGGGAAATAAATCTGCACTAAAAGAATTAAATAAAGCATTACAGCAACAGAAAAAGGCTGAAATTGTAATGGGAATTTATCGTGAAATTGCGAATGATATTTCTCATATAAAAATAAATGCAGAAAAAGATATACTAGAACTGAAACGTAAATTTTTTACACAAGCTCGAGATAAAGTCATTAAGGATTTTTCTGAAGAGTGGTTTGTTTCGAAAGATGAACTCAATCTATCGGCTATACAGTATGTTACAGGTATTACTAGAATACCAAATATTAGTGGTGTTATTAATAGCAAAGATTTTGAGAGATACAAAGCTAAACATCCGGGAGCTAACCCAATCAAGTATGCCCAAGCATTGAAACAGGATTGGCAGATAGAGTTGGATGAAAAAGTAGTGTGGTTGAATGATGAATTGATGAGTATTGAAGAGCAAATAAAGTTAGAAGTTATACATCATTAA